In Rhodovulum sulfidophilum DSM 1374, the following are encoded in one genomic region:
- a CDS encoding VOC family protein: MSHRTRIGGLCIDCRTEDSGPALAFRSAASGREGALVEDARSGWPSGPPAAPQVILQAVGHDPRMHLDIETDDIEAECARLTGLGAVEVTRVRDRVVRQAPSGHRFCPVLPEGNFPKDAMEVD, encoded by the coding sequence GTGAGCCACCGCACCCGGATCGGCGGGCTCTGCATCGATTGCCGGACCGAGGATTCGGGTCCGGCCCTGGCCTTCCGGTCGGCGGCGTCGGGGCGCGAGGGCGCCCTTGTTGAAGACGCCCGTTCTGGCTGGCCGAGCGGCCCGCCCGCCGCGCCGCAGGTGATCCTGCAGGCGGTCGGCCACGACCCCCGCATGCATCTCGATATCGAGACCGACGATATCGAGGCCGAATGCGCCCGGCTGACCGGCCTCGGCGCGGTCGAGGTCACGCGGGTCAGGGACCGGGTGGTGAGGCAGGCGCCCAGCGGGCACCGCTTCTGTCCGGTCCTGCCCGAAGGGAATTTTCCCAAAGATGCCATGGAGGTCGACTGA
- a CDS encoding branched-chain amino acid ABC transporter permease has translation MFYREAGDFKTSYRDDSQTFPIGFDRYRYYAVLVLAFAVVPFAIDDYWASAIFVPFLIYAIAAIGLNILVGYCGQLSLGTGGFMAVGAYACYKLMTAFPDLNIVFCILGGGLVTAAVGVLFGLPSLRIKGFYLAVATLAAQFFLVWLFNKVPWFYNHSASGQISAPARTVFGQPVTGAGVEAWAQYMICLVFAVVLAWAARNLTRGTVGRSWMAIRDMDIAAEIIGVNPLKAKLTAFAVSSFYIGIAGALFFAVYLGAVEVGEAFGIQKSFLILFMIIIGGLGSIFGSFAGAAFLVLLPVLLKNVLVGTLGWPTDLTAHVQLMILGALIIGFLIAEPHGLAQLWRVGKEKLRLWPFPH, from the coding sequence ATGTTCTACCGCGAGGCCGGCGATTTCAAGACCTCCTACCGGGATGACAGCCAGACCTTTCCGATAGGCTTCGACCGCTACCGCTATTACGCGGTGCTGGTGCTGGCCTTCGCGGTCGTGCCCTTCGCGATCGACGATTACTGGGCCAGCGCGATCTTCGTGCCCTTCCTGATCTATGCCATCGCCGCCATCGGGCTGAACATCCTGGTCGGCTATTGCGGCCAGCTGTCGCTGGGCACCGGCGGCTTCATGGCGGTGGGGGCCTATGCCTGCTACAAGCTGATGACCGCCTTTCCCGATCTGAACATCGTCTTCTGCATCCTGGGCGGCGGGCTGGTGACGGCCGCGGTCGGGGTGCTGTTCGGTCTGCCCTCGCTTCGGATCAAGGGCTTCTATCTGGCGGTCGCGACGCTGGCGGCGCAGTTCTTCCTGGTCTGGCTCTTCAACAAGGTGCCGTGGTTCTACAACCACTCGGCCTCGGGGCAGATCTCGGCGCCCGCCCGCACCGTCTTCGGCCAGCCCGTCACCGGCGCCGGGGTCGAGGCCTGGGCGCAATACATGATCTGCCTCGTCTTCGCCGTCGTTCTGGCCTGGGCCGCGCGCAACCTGACGCGGGGCACGGTCGGGCGGTCCTGGATGGCGATCCGCGACATGGATATCGCGGCCGAGATCATCGGAGTGAACCCGCTCAAGGCCAAGCTGACGGCCTTCGCGGTCTCGTCCTTCTATATCGGCATCGCGGGCGCGCTGTTCTTCGCGGTCTATCTGGGCGCGGTCGAGGTCGGCGAGGCTTTCGGCATCCAGAAGAGCTTTCTCATCCTCTTCATGATCATCATCGGCGGGCTCGGCTCGATCTTCGGCAGCTTCGCGGGCGCGGCCTTTCTGGTGCTGCTGCCGGTTCTGCTGAAGAACGTGCTGGTGGGCACGCTGGGATGGCCCACCGATCTGACCGCCCATGTCCAGCTGATGATCCTGGGGGCGCTGATCATCGGCTTCCTGATCGCCGAGCCGCACGGGCTCGCCCAGCTCTGGCGGGTGGGGAAGGAAAAGCTGAGGCTCTGGCCATTCCCGCATTGA